A region from the Cystobacter ferrugineus genome encodes:
- a CDS encoding M4 family metallopeptidase, giving the protein MQINNKQSPIVSSPSTSTPSAAPAATKAPVATPKEQAPAATGFATGSAFATASRPAVELSANQVASAAASVGPLALDSQEAKAAIQKSLTHLRASAPTAGRGLVAGGDVSSKVTPRAVFKDELGMTHVRLDRTHEGTKVFAEQVISHLDKDGKVASTTGTLSNIPQGLGSAPVKLEAKDALAIAQKQFAGTTDRAPTSERVVAQDKDGNYRAAYHVQLTKTSSLGAEERPRRMNYLVDANTGELFKSFDQMGGIEMPHAKASPSTPSTPSKPSTPAPGTPAGKGNDSTMYSGKVDLSTTKQANGSYTLEDKSRGGGVVTYDAKNKSTASGTTPFTDANDVWGEAGDNARTKAAVDAHYGAEMTYDFMKDVLGRDSLDGKGEKLVSYVHVNEQDGGPMVNAYWDGEKMNYGDGDGKNAGPLTTLDIAGHEIAHGLTERTAGLIYDGESGGLNESFSDIIGTGVEWYAAQKNKAVXFDWKVGEDAWTPGNGSDDALRYMDDPTKDGYSIDHYSNYPKQTEVHGSSGIANNAFYLVTEGGKNRTSGLGVEGGIGMDKSQKIFGRALTTYMTPNTTFAQAREATVQAATDLYGAKSVEVQKVKDAWTAVGVK; this is encoded by the coding sequence ATGCAAATCAACAACAAGCAGAGCCCGATCGTCTCCTCTCCCTCGACCAGCACTCCTTCCGCCGCTCCCGCCGCCACCAAGGCGCCGGTCGCGACGCCCAAGGAGCAGGCCCCGGCGGCCACGGGCTTCGCTACCGGCTCCGCGTTCGCCACCGCCTCGCGTCCGGCCGTGGAGCTCTCCGCGAACCAGGTCGCTTCCGCCGCCGCCAGCGTGGGTCCCCTGGCGCTCGACAGCCAGGAGGCGAAGGCCGCCATCCAGAAGTCCCTCACGCACCTGCGCGCTTCCGCCCCCACCGCCGGGCGCGGCCTGGTGGCCGGGGGTGATGTCTCCTCGAAGGTCACCCCCCGCGCCGTCTTCAAGGACGAGCTGGGCATGACGCACGTGCGCCTGGACCGCACCCACGAGGGCACCAAGGTCTTCGCCGAGCAGGTCATCAGCCACCTGGACAAGGACGGCAAGGTGGCCAGCACCACCGGCACGCTGTCCAACATCCCCCAGGGCCTGGGCTCGGCGCCCGTGAAGCTCGAGGCCAAGGACGCGCTCGCCATCGCCCAGAAGCAGTTCGCCGGCACCACCGACCGCGCCCCCACCTCCGAGCGCGTCGTCGCCCAGGACAAGGACGGCAACTACCGCGCCGCCTACCACGTGCAGCTCACCAAGACCTCGTCGCTCGGCGCCGAGGAGCGTCCGCGCCGCATGAACTACCTGGTGGATGCCAACACCGGTGAGCTCTTCAAGAGCTTCGATCAGATGGGCGGCATCGAGATGCCGCACGCCAAGGCGAGCCCCTCCACGCCCTCGACGCCGTCCAAGCCCTCCACGCCGGCTCCTGGCACGCCCGCGGGCAAGGGCAACGACTCCACCATGTACAGCGGCAAGGTGGACCTCTCGACCACGAAGCAGGCCAATGGCTCCTACACGCTGGAGGACAAGAGCCGGGGCGGGGGCGTGGTGACGTACGACGCGAAGAACAAGTCCACGGCCAGCGGCACGACGCCCTTCACCGACGCCAACGACGTGTGGGGCGAGGCGGGTGACAACGCGCGCACCAAGGCGGCGGTGGACGCGCACTACGGCGCGGAGATGACGTACGACTTCATGAAGGACGTGCTGGGCCGCGACTCGCTGGATGGCAAGGGCGAGAAGCTCGTCTCCTACGTGCACGTGAACGAGCAGGACGGCGGCCCCATGGTCAACGCCTACTGGGACGGCGAGAAGATGAACTACGGCGATGGCGACGGGAAGAACGCCGGTCCGCTCACCACGCTGGACATCGCGGGCCATGAAATCGCCCACGGCCTCACCGAGCGCACCGCGGGCCTCATCTACGACGGCGAGTCCGGCGGCCTCAACGAGTCCTTCAGCGACATCATCGGCACGGGCGTGGAGTGGTACGCCGCGCAGAAGAACAAGGCGGTGSMGTTCGACTGGAAGGTGGGCGAGGACGCGTGGACGCCGGGCAACGGCTCCGACGATGCGCTGCGCTACATGGACGACCCGACGAAGGACGGCTACTCCATCGACCACTACAGCAACTACCCGAAGCAGACGGAGGTGCACGGCTCGAGCGGCATCGCCAACAACGCCTTCTACCTGGTGACCGAGGGCGGGAAGAACCGCACGTCGGGCCTGGGCGTGGAGGGCGGTATCGGCATGGACAAGAGCCAGAAGATCTTCGGCCGGGCGCTCACCACGTACATGACGCCCAACACCACCTTCGCCCAGGCGCGCGAGGCCACCGTCCAGGCGGCCACGGATCTGTACGGCGCGAAGTCGGTGGAGGTGCAGAAGGTGAAGGACGCCTGGACGGCGGTGGGCGTGAAGTGA
- a CDS encoding UdgX family uracil-DNA binding protein (This protein belongs to the uracil DNA glycosylase superfamily, members of which act in excision repair of DNA. However, it belongs more specifically to UdgX branch, whose founding member was found to bind uracil in DNA (where it does not belong), without cleaving it, appears to promote DNA repair by a pathway involving RecA, rather than base excision.), protein MRVEVGPDLESFRAAARGLLVRGVPPERVLFTEERDSQGSLLAPESVPASAPVAGLAVPPAFLELAEKVACHRAPERWGLLYRVLWRLTHGERKLLEVESDADVYRLLSLAKAVQRDAHKMKAFVRFRRVEREGEEYFIAWHRPEHLVVRYVAPFFARRFPSMRWSILTPDASVSWDLERLLFGPGVPRSEAPGEDALEEMWGTYYASTFNPARLNVRAMRAEMPRKHWSTLPEARLIPELVRQAPERTARMVRPRLEVSESSRFLPEQRDIASLAEAAKGCRACPLHERATRTVFGEGPEDARLMLVGEQPGDTEDREGRPFIGPAGRLLDEVLAGVGLKREELYVTNAVKHFGWMGEEKQRLHAKPGRREVLACKAWLHAEVERVKPRMIVCLGATAAQSFLGPGFRINLSRGQVFETPWAKAWMATFHPSALLRMPDERARVEARRHFEEDLRKVADTLRALG, encoded by the coding sequence ATGCGGGTGGAGGTGGGGCCGGACCTGGAGTCCTTCCGCGCGGCGGCGCGGGGGTTGCTCGTGCGGGGCGTGCCCCCGGAGCGGGTGCTCTTCACGGAGGAGCGGGACTCGCAGGGCTCGCTGCTCGCGCCGGAGTCGGTGCCGGCGAGTGCTCCCGTGGCGGGGCTGGCGGTACCCCCGGCGTTCCTGGAACTGGCGGAGAAGGTGGCGTGTCACCGTGCTCCCGAGCGCTGGGGCCTGCTCTACCGGGTGCTGTGGCGGCTCACCCATGGTGAGCGCAAGCTGCTGGAGGTGGAGAGCGACGCGGACGTGTACCGGCTGCTCTCGCTCGCCAAGGCGGTGCAACGCGACGCGCACAAGATGAAGGCGTTCGTGCGCTTCCGGCGGGTGGAGCGGGAAGGGGAGGAGTACTTCATCGCGTGGCACCGGCCCGAGCACCTCGTGGTGCGCTACGTGGCGCCCTTCTTCGCGCGGCGCTTTCCCTCCATGCGCTGGAGCATCCTCACGCCGGACGCGAGCGTGTCGTGGGACCTGGAGCGGTTGCTGTTCGGGCCCGGGGTGCCGCGCTCCGAGGCGCCCGGGGAGGACGCGCTGGAGGAGATGTGGGGGACGTACTACGCGTCGACCTTCAATCCGGCGCGGCTCAACGTGAGGGCCATGCGTGCGGAGATGCCCCGGAAGCACTGGTCGACGCTGCCGGAGGCCCGGCTCATTCCGGAGCTGGTGCGCCAGGCACCGGAGCGCACCGCGCGCATGGTGCGTCCGCGCCTCGAGGTGTCCGAGTCGAGCCGCTTCCTGCCGGAGCAGCGTGACATCGCCTCGCTGGCCGAGGCGGCGAAGGGGTGCCGGGCGTGTCCGTTGCACGAGCGGGCGACGCGGACGGTGTTCGGCGAGGGGCCGGAGGACGCCCGGCTGATGCTGGTGGGAGAGCAGCCCGGAGACACGGAGGACCGGGAGGGCCGGCCCTTCATTGGTCCGGCGGGCCGGCTGCTGGACGAGGTGCTCGCGGGCGTGGGGTTGAAGCGCGAGGAGTTGTACGTCACCAACGCGGTGAAGCACTTCGGGTGGATGGGGGAGGAGAAGCAGCGGCTGCACGCGAAGCCCGGCCGGCGCGAGGTGCTCGCGTGCAAGGCGTGGCTGCACGCGGAGGTGGAGCGGGTGAAGCCGAGGATGATCGTCTGCCTGGGGGCCACGGCGGCGCAGTCCTTCCTGGGGCCGGGCTTTCGCATCAACCTGAGCCGGGGGCAGGTGTTCGAGACGCCCTGGGCGAAGGCGTGGATGGCGACCTTCCACCCCTCGGCGCTCCTGCGCATGCCGGACGAGCGGGCACGGGTGGAAGCCCGGCGGCACTTCGAGGAGGATCTGCGCAAGGTGGCGGACACGCTGCGCGCGCTCGGGTGA
- a CDS encoding DUF779 domain-containing protein: MPIERVTVTPAAEALLRKMQGLHGPLLFHQSGGCCDGSAPMCFPRKEFRVGQEDVFLGTIVDTPFYIGGSQFEYWQHTHLTVDVVKGRGSGFSVEAPEGVRFLIRSRVFTDDEYAALQREGPPPRGPQPD, translated from the coding sequence ATGCCCATCGAGCGCGTCACCGTCACGCCCGCCGCCGAGGCCCTGCTGCGCAAGATGCAGGGCCTCCACGGCCCCCTCCTGTTCCATCAGTCCGGAGGGTGCTGTGACGGCAGCGCGCCCATGTGCTTTCCCCGCAAGGAGTTCCGCGTGGGCCAGGAAGACGTTTTCCTGGGCACCATCGTGGACACGCCCTTCTACATCGGCGGCTCCCAGTTCGAGTACTGGCAGCACACCCACCTCACGGTGGATGTGGTGAAGGGGCGCGGCAGCGGCTTCTCCGTGGAGGCCCCCGAGGGGGTGCGCTTCCTCATCCGCTCCCGCGTCTTCACGGACGACGAGTACGCCGCCCTCCAGCGGGAAGGGCCGCCTCCCCGCGGCCCCCAGCCGGACTGA
- the adh gene encoding aldehyde dehydrogenase, protein MSSTVYEAPGQKGSKVQYLPRYGNYIGGEFVPPVKGQYFENISPVTGKPFCEVPRSSAEDVEKALDAAHKARAAWGRTSPAARADILQKIADRMQANLEMLAVSETWDNGKPIRETLAADLPLAVDHFRYFASCLRSQEGSLSELDADTVAYHFQEPLGVVAQIIPWNFPLLMAAWKLAPALAAGNCVVLKPAEQTPVTILKFAELVGDLLPPGVLNIVNGFGIEAGKPLASSKRVAKVAFTGETTTGRLIMQYASENLIPVTLELGGKSPNIFFADVFSKDDDFAQKALEGFSMFALNQGEVCTCPSRALVQESFYDDFMHKAIERTRRIVQGNPLDTATMIGAQASNDQLEKILSYFDIGRKEGAKVLLGGERASLAGALAEGYYVQPTIFEGHNRMRIFQEEIFGPVVSVTKFKDLEDALALANDTLYGLGAGVWARDTNTAYRMGRAIQAGRVWVNCYHLYPAHAAFGGYKQSGIGRETHKMMLSHYQQTKNMLVSYDPKPMGFF, encoded by the coding sequence ATGTCGTCGACGGTCTATGAAGCACCGGGTCAGAAGGGCAGCAAGGTCCAGTACCTCCCCCGCTATGGCAACTACATCGGCGGGGAATTCGTGCCGCCCGTGAAGGGCCAGTACTTCGAGAACATCAGCCCCGTGACCGGAAAGCCCTTCTGCGAGGTGCCTCGCTCGAGCGCCGAGGACGTGGAGAAGGCGCTCGACGCCGCCCACAAGGCCCGCGCCGCCTGGGGCCGCACCTCGCCCGCCGCCCGCGCCGACATCCTCCAGAAGATCGCCGACCGGATGCAGGCCAACCTGGAGATGCTCGCCGTCTCCGAGACGTGGGACAACGGCAAGCCCATCCGCGAGACGCTCGCCGCGGACCTGCCACTCGCCGTGGACCACTTCCGCTACTTCGCGAGCTGCCTGCGCTCCCAGGAAGGCAGCCTGTCGGAGCTCGACGCGGACACCGTCGCCTACCACTTCCAGGAGCCGCTCGGCGTGGTGGCGCAGATCATCCCCTGGAACTTCCCCCTGCTCATGGCGGCGTGGAAGCTGGCCCCCGCGCTCGCCGCCGGCAACTGCGTGGTGCTCAAGCCCGCCGAGCAGACGCCCGTCACCATCCTCAAGTTCGCCGAGCTGGTGGGCGACCTCCTGCCCCCCGGCGTGCTCAACATCGTCAATGGGTTTGGCATCGAGGCCGGCAAGCCGCTGGCGAGCAGCAAGCGCGTGGCCAAGGTGGCCTTCACCGGCGAGACGACCACCGGCCGGCTCATCATGCAGTACGCGAGCGAGAACCTCATTCCCGTGACGCTGGAGCTGGGCGGCAAGTCGCCCAACATCTTCTTCGCGGACGTGTTCTCCAAGGACGATGACTTCGCCCAGAAGGCGCTCGAGGGCTTCAGCATGTTCGCCCTCAACCAGGGCGAGGTGTGCACCTGCCCCTCGCGCGCGCTCGTCCAGGAGAGCTTCTACGACGACTTCATGCACAAGGCCATCGAGCGCACCCGGAGGATCGTCCAGGGCAACCCGCTGGACACCGCGACGATGATCGGCGCGCAGGCGTCCAATGATCAGCTCGAGAAGATCCTCTCGTACTTCGACATCGGCCGGAAGGAGGGCGCCAAGGTGCTGCTCGGGGGCGAGCGCGCGAGCCTGGCCGGAGCGCTCGCCGAGGGCTACTACGTGCAGCCCACCATCTTCGAGGGCCACAACCGCATGCGCATCTTCCAGGAGGAGATCTTCGGCCCGGTGGTGTCGGTGACGAAGTTCAAGGACCTGGAGGACGCGCTGGCGCTCGCCAATGACACGCTCTACGGCCTGGGCGCCGGCGTGTGGGCGCGCGACACGAACACCGCCTACCGCATGGGCCGCGCCATCCAGGCGGGCCGCGTGTGGGTCAATTGCTACCACCTCTACCCGGCGCACGCGGCGTTCGGCGGCTACAAGCAATCGGGCATCGGCCGCGAGACGCACAAGATGATGCTCTCGCACTACCAGCAGACGAAGAACATGCTCGTCAGCTACGACCCCAAGCCCATGGGGTTCTTCTAA
- a CDS encoding putative DNA modification/repair radical SAM protein, which yields MDVRKKLEILADAAKYDASCSSSGGQRKAAKEGLGSVEGMGICHSYTPDGRCVSLLKILLTNFCIYDCQYCINRISSDTARARFTPDEVVRLTLDFYKRNYIEGLFLSSGVIKSPDYTMEQLVEVARTLREVHRFQGYIHLKTVPGASKELIDAAGRHADRLSANIELPTETDLRKLAPEKSFAVTGETMKEISTRVARSKAEREESPKAPKFAPAGQSTQMIVGATPTPDAAILDTASRLYSRFGLKRVYYSAYSPIPLVDARLPAKAPPLVREHRLYQADWLLRFYGFRVDELAPPEHPDLSLEMDPKLAWALRRRESFPVDVNRAPREWLLRVPGMGVRTVDRLIRIRRWHRITLADLARLRVPLTRVKPFIVTADHRPTGLLDSPRLAERVTPPATQLSLFTAAHEARTGEL from the coding sequence ATGGACGTGCGCAAGAAGCTGGAGATCCTCGCCGATGCCGCCAAGTACGACGCCTCGTGTTCGAGCAGCGGCGGCCAACGCAAGGCGGCGAAGGAGGGACTCGGCAGCGTGGAGGGCATGGGTATCTGCCACAGTTACACGCCGGACGGCCGGTGTGTGTCATTGCTGAAGATATTGCTCACCAATTTCTGTATCTATGATTGTCAATACTGTATCAACCGCATCTCCAGCGACACGGCCCGGGCGCGCTTCACGCCCGACGAGGTGGTGCGGCTCACGCTCGACTTCTACAAGCGCAACTACATCGAGGGGTTGTTCCTCAGCTCCGGCGTCATCAAGAGCCCGGACTACACGATGGAGCAGCTCGTCGAGGTGGCGCGCACGTTGCGCGAGGTGCATCGGTTCCAGGGCTACATCCACCTCAAGACGGTGCCGGGCGCCTCGAAGGAGCTCATCGACGCGGCGGGCCGGCACGCGGACCGGCTGAGCGCCAACATCGAGCTGCCCACGGAGACGGATCTGCGCAAGCTCGCGCCGGAGAAGAGCTTCGCCGTCACGGGCGAGACGATGAAGGAGATCTCCACGCGGGTGGCTCGGTCCAAGGCCGAGCGCGAGGAGAGCCCCAAGGCGCCGAAGTTCGCCCCCGCGGGGCAGAGCACGCAGATGATCGTCGGCGCCACGCCCACGCCGGACGCGGCCATCCTCGACACCGCGAGCCGGCTCTATTCGCGCTTCGGGCTCAAGCGCGTGTACTACTCGGCCTACAGCCCCATTCCGCTCGTGGACGCGCGGCTGCCCGCCAAGGCCCCACCGCTCGTGCGCGAGCACCGGCTGTACCAGGCGGACTGGCTGCTGCGCTTCTATGGCTTTCGCGTGGACGAGCTCGCGCCGCCCGAGCATCCGGACCTGTCGCTGGAGATGGATCCGAAGCTCGCGTGGGCGCTGCGCCGGCGCGAGTCGTTCCCGGTGGATGTGAACCGGGCCCCGCGCGAGTGGTTGCTGCGCGTGCCGGGAATGGGCGTGCGCACGGTGGACCGGTTGATCCGCATCCGCCGGTGGCACCGCATCACGCTCGCGGATCTGGCGCGGCTGCGGGTGCCGCTCACGCGGGTGAAGCCCTTCATCGTGACGGCGGACCACCGGCCCACGGGGCTGTTGGACTCGCCCCGGCTCGCCGAGCGGGTGACGCCGCCCGCCACGCAGCTCTCCCTGTTCACCGCCGCCCACGAGGCGCGCACGGGAGAGCTCTGA